One Curtobacterium sp. MCLR17_032 genomic window carries:
- a CDS encoding heme o synthase translates to MTRPDTVRRSMLSRKVRAYVSLTKPRVMELLLVTTAPTMFLAQRGVPDLWLVFWTMLGGAMSAGSASAFNCYIDRDIDRLMKRTSTRPLVTGELSDREALVFSWLLGIVSTVVLVVFVNWLAAALSVAAILIYVFLYTLWLKRRTPQNIVWGGSAGCMPVLIGWAAVTGSLTWAPVILFMVIFLWTPPHYWPLSMKYRDDYDAADVPMLAVVRGRTVVGLQVVLYAWATLVCSLLLIPVANMGPLYTVVALAAGIWFVVESHLLYNRAIQHMEQVHPMRVFRSSITYLTLLFIAVGIDPLLPQVFTFTI, encoded by the coding sequence GTGACCAGGCCAGACACCGTTCGTCGGTCGATGCTGTCCCGCAAGGTCCGGGCGTACGTCTCGCTCACCAAGCCGCGCGTGATGGAGCTCCTGCTCGTCACCACCGCGCCGACGATGTTCCTGGCCCAGCGGGGTGTGCCCGACCTGTGGCTCGTGTTCTGGACGATGCTCGGCGGCGCGATGTCGGCGGGCTCCGCGTCCGCGTTCAACTGTTACATCGACCGCGACATCGACCGCCTGATGAAGCGCACGAGCACCCGTCCGCTCGTCACCGGCGAACTGTCCGACCGCGAAGCACTCGTGTTCTCGTGGCTGCTGGGCATCGTGTCGACCGTCGTGCTCGTCGTCTTCGTGAACTGGCTCGCCGCCGCCCTGAGCGTCGCCGCGATCCTGATCTACGTCTTCCTCTACACGCTCTGGCTCAAGCGCCGGACCCCGCAGAACATCGTCTGGGGCGGCTCGGCCGGCTGCATGCCGGTCCTGATCGGCTGGGCGGCCGTCACCGGCTCGCTGACCTGGGCCCCCGTCATCCTGTTCATGGTGATCTTCCTCTGGACGCCGCCGCACTACTGGCCGCTGTCGATGAAGTACCGCGACGACTACGACGCCGCCGACGTGCCGATGCTCGCGGTCGTGCGTGGCCGGACCGTCGTCGGACTGCAGGTCGTGCTCTACGCCTGGGCGACGCTGGTCTGCTCGCTGCTGCTCATCCCGGTGGCGAACATGGGGCCGCTCTACACGGTGGTGGCCCTGGCCGCGGGCATCTGGTTCGTCGTCGAGTCGCACCTGCTCTACAACCGAGCGATCCAGCACATGGAGCAGGTGCACCCGATGCGCGTGTTCCGCAGCTCGATCACCTACCTGACGCTGCTGTTCATCGCGGTGGGCATCGACCCGCTGCTGCCGCAGGTCTTCACGTTCACGATCTGA
- the tkt gene encoding transketolase produces the protein MAEFTWDAIDRKAVDTARVLAADSVEAAGNGHPGTAMSLAPLAHLLFQKVMRRDPSDSTWIGRDRFILSAGHASILQYVQFYLHGYGLELDDLQHLRKWGSKTPGHPEYGHTDGVEITTGPLGQGLASAVGFAYAQRFERGLFDPETPAGQSPFDHYTYVIAGDGDMQEGVTNEAGSLAGRQQLGNLIAFYDSNQISIEDDTDIAFSEDVHARYEALGWHVQVVDWKKTGEYHEDAEALFAAVEAAKQVHDKPSLIVIKTIIGWPSPTKQNSGKIHGSALGADELKGLKEVLGFDTEKTFDVSPEVLDYTRGAIAKGQAEHAEWQKSFDAWAAANADKKALFDRVQAKQLPEGLEAALPVFSTEKAVSTRAASGKVINAIAPLMPEFWGGSADLAESNLTTIEDGKSFGPAEASTKTWTTDPFGRVLHFGIREHAMGSILNGIVLHGNTRPFGGTFLIFSDYMRPAVRLAALMKAPAIYVWTHDSIALGEDGPTHQPIEQITALRAIPGLDVVRPADANEVAYAWLEMLKHQDRPAGIALSRQNLPVFERGDGDASGEVFASAKNVGKGAYVLAEAPNGTPDVILIGTGSEVQIAVDAREQLKAEGINARVVSAPSLEWFHEQDEAYRESVLPKSVKARVSVEAGIALSWRDMVGDAGRSVSIEHFGASADYQKLFEEFGFTTEHVISAAKESIAAAAS, from the coding sequence GTGGCTGAATTCACCTGGGACGCCATCGACCGGAAGGCCGTCGACACGGCCCGCGTCCTCGCCGCCGACTCTGTCGAGGCGGCCGGCAACGGTCACCCCGGCACCGCGATGAGCCTCGCGCCGCTGGCTCACCTCCTCTTCCAGAAGGTGATGCGTCGCGACCCGAGCGACTCCACGTGGATCGGTCGCGACCGCTTCATCCTGTCGGCGGGTCACGCATCGATCCTGCAGTACGTGCAGTTCTACCTGCACGGCTACGGCCTCGAGCTCGACGACCTCCAGCACCTCCGCAAGTGGGGCTCCAAGACGCCGGGTCACCCGGAGTACGGCCACACCGACGGTGTCGAGATCACCACCGGCCCGCTCGGCCAGGGCCTCGCCTCCGCCGTCGGCTTCGCCTACGCGCAGCGCTTCGAGCGCGGCCTGTTCGACCCGGAGACCCCGGCCGGCCAGTCGCCGTTCGACCACTACACCTACGTGATCGCCGGCGACGGTGACATGCAGGAAGGCGTCACGAACGAGGCTGGTTCGCTCGCGGGTCGCCAGCAGCTCGGCAACCTCATCGCGTTCTACGACTCGAACCAGATCTCGATCGAGGACGACACCGACATCGCGTTCTCCGAGGACGTCCACGCCCGCTACGAGGCGCTCGGCTGGCACGTCCAGGTCGTCGACTGGAAGAAGACCGGCGAGTACCACGAGGACGCCGAAGCACTCTTCGCCGCCGTCGAGGCCGCCAAGCAGGTCCACGACAAGCCGTCGCTCATCGTCATCAAGACGATCATCGGCTGGCCGTCGCCGACCAAGCAGAACTCCGGCAAGATCCACGGCTCCGCGCTCGGCGCCGACGAGCTCAAGGGCCTGAAGGAGGTCCTCGGCTTCGACACCGAGAAGACCTTCGACGTCTCCCCCGAGGTCCTCGACTACACCCGTGGCGCGATCGCCAAGGGTCAGGCCGAGCACGCCGAGTGGCAGAAGAGCTTCGACGCGTGGGCCGCGGCCAACGCCGACAAGAAGGCACTGTTCGACCGCGTCCAGGCCAAGCAGCTGCCCGAGGGCCTCGAAGCTGCCCTCCCGGTGTTCAGCACCGAGAAGGCCGTCTCGACCCGTGCCGCCTCCGGCAAGGTCATCAACGCCATCGCGCCGCTGATGCCCGAGTTCTGGGGTGGCTCCGCCGACCTGGCCGAGTCGAACCTCACCACGATCGAGGACGGCAAGTCCTTCGGTCCGGCCGAGGCCTCGACGAAGACCTGGACGACCGACCCGTTCGGCCGCGTGCTGCACTTCGGCATCCGCGAGCACGCGATGGGCTCGATCCTCAACGGCATCGTCCTGCACGGCAACACGCGCCCCTTCGGTGGCACGTTCCTGATCTTCAGCGACTACATGCGTCCGGCAGTCCGTCTCGCCGCGCTCATGAAGGCGCCGGCGATCTACGTCTGGACCCACGACTCCATCGCCCTCGGCGAGGACGGCCCGACGCACCAGCCGATCGAGCAGATCACCGCGCTCCGAGCGATCCCGGGTCTCGACGTCGTCCGCCCCGCGGACGCCAACGAGGTCGCGTACGCCTGGCTCGAGATGCTCAAGCACCAGGACCGCCCGGCCGGCATCGCGCTGAGCCGCCAGAACCTGCCCGTCTTCGAGCGTGGCGACGGCGACGCGTCCGGCGAGGTCTTCGCCTCGGCGAAGAACGTCGGCAAGGGCGCGTACGTCCTGGCCGAGGCGCCGAACGGCACCCCGGACGTCATCCTCATCGGCACCGGTTCCGAGGTCCAGATCGCGGTCGACGCCCGTGAGCAGCTCAAGGCCGAGGGCATCAACGCCCGGGTCGTGTCCGCTCCGTCGCTCGAGTGGTTCCACGAGCAGGACGAGGCGTACCGCGAGTCGGTCCTGCCGAAGTCCGTCAAGGCCCGCGTCTCGGTCGAGGCCGGGATCGCGCTGAGCTGGCGCGACATGGTCGGAGACGCCGGCCGCAGCGTTTCGATCGAGCACTTCGGTGCCTCGGCCGACTACCAGAAGCTGTTCGAGGAGTTCGGGTTCACCACCGAGCACGTCATCTCGGCGGCCAAGGAATCGATCGCAGCAGCAGCATCCTGA
- the tal gene encoding transaldolase: protein MTDTTPTEALSAVGVSIWLDDLSRELLETGRLENLIADRNVVGVTTNPTIFASALAKGERYDDQVKELAAAGTDVTNAIFEITTRDVSDACDIFTPLYSSTKGFDGRVSIEVEPGLAHETAKTIEQAKFLFDKVGKENVLIKIPATLEGLEAITEVIGAGISVNVTLIFSLERYRAVIDAYLGGLEKAKAAGHDLSKIHSVASFFVSRVDSEIDKRLDAVGSDEATALKSKAGIANAQLAYQVWTEAFATERALGLLESGANTQRPLWASTGVKDPSLPDTLYVTELAAPNTVNTMPGKTLEATFDHGEVHGDAIAGTFDDANQVMDQLAAVGVDYDDVVALLEKEGVDKFNVSWGELVDTVKTALENAK from the coding sequence ATGACTGACACCACCCCCACCGAAGCCCTCTCCGCCGTCGGCGTGAGCATCTGGCTCGACGACCTGTCCCGCGAGCTCCTCGAGACCGGCCGTCTCGAGAACCTCATCGCCGACCGCAACGTCGTCGGGGTCACCACCAACCCGACGATCTTCGCGTCGGCCCTCGCCAAGGGCGAGCGCTACGACGACCAGGTCAAGGAGCTCGCCGCCGCGGGCACCGACGTCACCAACGCGATCTTCGAGATCACGACCCGCGACGTCTCCGACGCGTGCGACATCTTCACGCCGCTCTACAGCTCCACCAAGGGCTTCGACGGCCGCGTCTCCATCGAGGTCGAGCCGGGTCTCGCCCACGAGACCGCCAAGACCATCGAGCAGGCGAAGTTCCTGTTCGACAAGGTCGGCAAGGAGAACGTCCTCATCAAGATCCCGGCGACGCTCGAGGGCCTCGAGGCGATCACCGAGGTCATCGGTGCCGGCATCTCCGTGAACGTCACCCTGATCTTCTCGCTCGAGCGCTACCGCGCCGTCATCGACGCCTACCTCGGCGGTCTCGAGAAGGCCAAGGCCGCGGGCCACGACCTCTCCAAGATCCACTCGGTCGCGTCGTTCTTCGTCTCGCGCGTCGACTCCGAGATCGACAAGCGCCTCGACGCCGTCGGTTCGGACGAGGCCACCGCCCTCAAGTCGAAGGCCGGCATCGCCAACGCGCAGCTCGCCTACCAGGTCTGGACCGAGGCGTTCGCCACCGAGCGTGCCCTCGGCCTGCTCGAGTCCGGTGCGAACACGCAGCGTCCGCTCTGGGCGTCGACCGGTGTCAAGGACCCGTCGCTGCCCGACACGCTCTACGTGACCGAGCTCGCCGCCCCGAACACCGTCAACACGATGCCGGGCAAGACCCTCGAGGCCACGTTCGACCACGGTGAGGTCCACGGCGACGCCATCGCCGGCACGTTCGACGACGCGAACCAGGTCATGGACCAGCTCGCGGCCGTCGGCGTCGACTACGACGACGTCGTCGCGCTCCTCGAGAAGGAGGGCGTGGACAAGTTCAACGTCTCCTGGGGTGAGCTCGTCGACACCGTCAAGACGGCCCTCGAGAACGCCAAGTAA
- a CDS encoding glucose-6-phosphate isomerase, translating to MTVSIAASGDAARAIDTVVPRLVTDLVASGITAQDAALWGPAAEAEASNRLGWVEAVSVSRPLVAEVVALRDQLHEQGVDRVVLAGMGGSSLAPEVITRTSGVPLVVLDSTDPAQVRSALTDLERTVLVVSSKSGSTVETDSQRRVFEQAFQDAGIDPAGRIVVVTDPGSALETTAQQAGYRVFTADPTVGGRYSALTAFGLVPAGLAGADIAELLDEADAISVLLAVDTDENPGLVLGAVLGGTAPLRDKIGIVADGTHILGFGDWVEQLIAESTGKDGRGLLPVVLDVDAPELQAGLTDLQVVRLVGSREDERHVADGELEITGTLGGQFLVWEYAVAVAGRLLGINPFDQPDVEAAKVAARALLDAPASDEVASAPAFEEQGIAVSATGGLDAGTTLAQAVSGLLAGLGPDGYVALQVYADRTAGADLGSLRDLLAARTGRPVTSGYGPRFLHSTGQYHKGGPANGVFLQIVSDEQDDLAIPGRPFTFGRLIRAQAAGDASVLAEHGRPVLTLSTRDVPAAVAVIAAALTT from the coding sequence GTGACCGTCTCCATCGCCGCCAGCGGTGACGCGGCGCGGGCCATCGACACGGTGGTCCCGCGCCTCGTCACCGACCTGGTGGCGTCCGGGATCACGGCCCAGGACGCCGCTCTCTGGGGTCCGGCGGCCGAGGCCGAGGCGTCGAACCGGCTCGGCTGGGTCGAGGCGGTCTCGGTCTCGCGTCCGCTCGTCGCCGAGGTCGTGGCGCTCCGCGACCAGCTGCACGAGCAGGGCGTCGACCGGGTCGTCCTCGCGGGAATGGGCGGCTCGTCGCTCGCGCCCGAGGTCATCACCCGGACCTCCGGCGTCCCGCTGGTCGTCCTCGACTCGACCGATCCCGCGCAGGTCCGCTCGGCACTGACCGACCTCGAGCGCACCGTGCTCGTCGTGTCGTCGAAGTCGGGTTCCACCGTCGAGACCGACTCGCAGCGTCGGGTGTTCGAGCAGGCGTTCCAGGACGCCGGCATCGACCCCGCCGGGCGCATCGTCGTCGTGACGGACCCGGGCTCCGCGCTCGAGACCACCGCGCAGCAGGCCGGGTACCGCGTCTTCACGGCCGACCCGACCGTGGGCGGCCGCTACTCCGCCCTGACCGCCTTCGGGCTGGTCCCGGCCGGGCTCGCGGGTGCGGACATCGCCGAGCTCCTCGACGAGGCCGACGCGATCAGCGTGCTGCTGGCCGTCGACACCGACGAGAACCCGGGCCTCGTCCTCGGCGCCGTGCTCGGTGGCACCGCTCCCCTGCGGGACAAGATCGGCATCGTCGCGGACGGCACGCACATCCTCGGCTTCGGTGACTGGGTCGAACAGCTCATCGCCGAGTCGACGGGCAAGGACGGCCGCGGTCTCCTGCCGGTCGTGCTCGACGTCGACGCCCCCGAACTGCAGGCCGGTCTGACCGACCTGCAGGTCGTCCGACTGGTCGGGTCCCGCGAGGACGAGCGGCACGTCGCCGACGGCGAACTCGAGATCACCGGCACGCTCGGCGGTCAGTTCCTGGTCTGGGAGTACGCGGTCGCGGTCGCCGGGCGTCTGCTCGGCATCAACCCGTTCGACCAGCCCGACGTGGAGGCCGCCAAGGTCGCCGCCCGTGCGCTGCTCGACGCTCCCGCGTCCGACGAGGTCGCCTCCGCGCCCGCCTTCGAGGAGCAGGGCATCGCCGTGTCCGCGACGGGTGGACTCGACGCCGGGACGACACTCGCGCAGGCCGTGTCGGGCCTCCTGGCCGGTCTCGGTCCGGACGGCTACGTCGCACTCCAGGTCTACGCGGACCGCACCGCCGGTGCCGACCTCGGGTCGCTCCGCGACCTGCTGGCAGCACGCACCGGCCGACCCGTCACCTCCGGGTACGGGCCCCGGTTCCTGCACTCCACCGGCCAGTACCACAAGGGCGGCCCCGCGAACGGCGTGTTCCTGCAGATCGTCTCCGACGAGCAGGACGACCTCGCCATCCCCGGCCGCCCGTTCACGTTCGGCCGGCTCATCCGAGCCCAGGCCGCCGGCGACGCGAGTGTCCTCGCGGAGCACGGCCGCCCGGTGCTGACCCTGTCGACGCGGGACGTCCCCGCGGCGGTGGCGGTCATCGCGGCTGCACTCACCACCTGA
- the zwf gene encoding glucose-6-phosphate dehydrogenase produces MSPVAITPEHNPLRLPTDRRLNRIAGPSTLIIFGVTGDLSRKKLMPAVYDLANRGLLPPGFALVGFARRDWEDQDFSQLVHDAVKEHSRTPFDEDVWRQLEQGIRFVQGSFDDPEAFRLLKETVDTLDAERGTLGNHAFYLSIPPKMFPVVTEQLKVSGLTEKRDGSWSRVVVEKPFGSDLRTARELNAIVESVFAPDDVFRIDHYLGKETVQNLLTLRFANQMYEPIWNSNYVDHVQITMAEDIGVAGRAAYYDGIGAARDVIQNHLLQLLALTAMEEPVSFKAGHLRAEKEKVLSAVRLPEDLSMATSRGQYAGGWQGGEKVLGFLEEAGMNPESTTETFAAIRLDIATRRWQGVPFYLRAGKRLGRRVTEIAIVFKRVPEDVFGIEQSPLGQNALVIRVQPDEGVTLRFGSKVPGVGTQVRDVTMDFGYGHAFTEASPEAYERLILDVLLGDPPLFPRHQEVELSWKILDPIEDFWRTQGQPEQYRPGTWGPASADELLARDGRTWRRP; encoded by the coding sequence ATGTCACCGGTGGCGATCACCCCGGAGCACAACCCGCTCCGGCTGCCCACGGACCGTCGACTGAACCGGATCGCGGGTCCCAGCACCCTCATCATCTTCGGGGTGACGGGAGACCTCTCCCGCAAGAAGCTGATGCCCGCGGTCTACGACCTCGCGAACCGAGGGCTCCTGCCCCCGGGGTTCGCGTTGGTCGGGTTCGCTCGACGTGACTGGGAGGACCAGGACTTCTCCCAGCTCGTCCACGATGCCGTCAAGGAGCACTCGCGGACCCCGTTCGACGAGGACGTCTGGCGTCAGCTCGAACAGGGCATCCGTTTCGTCCAGGGCTCGTTCGACGACCCTGAGGCGTTCCGGCTGCTCAAGGAGACGGTCGACACGCTGGACGCCGAGCGTGGGACGCTCGGCAACCACGCCTTCTACCTCTCCATCCCGCCGAAGATGTTCCCCGTGGTCACGGAGCAGCTCAAGGTCTCCGGCCTCACCGAGAAGCGTGACGGCTCGTGGAGCCGCGTGGTGGTCGAGAAGCCGTTCGGCTCCGACCTCCGTACCGCGCGCGAGCTGAACGCCATCGTCGAGAGCGTCTTCGCTCCCGACGACGTGTTCCGCATCGACCACTACCTCGGCAAGGAGACCGTCCAGAACCTCCTGACGCTCCGGTTCGCGAACCAGATGTACGAACCCATCTGGAACTCGAACTACGTCGACCACGTGCAGATCACGATGGCCGAGGACATCGGCGTCGCCGGACGTGCCGCGTACTACGACGGCATCGGTGCGGCGCGCGACGTCATCCAGAACCACCTGCTGCAGCTCCTCGCGCTCACCGCGATGGAGGAGCCCGTCTCGTTCAAGGCCGGACACCTCCGCGCCGAGAAGGAGAAGGTGCTCTCCGCCGTCCGGCTGCCCGAGGACCTGTCCATGGCGACCAGCCGCGGGCAGTACGCCGGTGGTTGGCAGGGCGGCGAGAAGGTGCTCGGGTTCCTCGAGGAAGCGGGCATGAACCCCGAGTCCACGACCGAGACCTTCGCGGCGATCCGGCTCGACATCGCGACCCGACGGTGGCAGGGCGTGCCCTTCTACCTGCGGGCCGGCAAGCGGCTCGGACGTCGGGTGACCGAGATCGCGATCGTCTTCAAGCGCGTACCGGAGGACGTGTTCGGCATCGAGCAGTCCCCGCTCGGGCAGAACGCCCTGGTGATCCGCGTGCAGCCGGACGAGGGCGTCACGCTCCGCTTCGGCTCGAAGGTCCCCGGCGTCGGGACACAGGTCCGCGACGTCACGATGGACTTCGGCTACGGCCACGCGTTCACCGAGGCCTCCCCCGAGGCCTACGAACGGCTCATCCTCGACGTGCTCCTCGGTGACCCGCCGCTGTTCCCGCGGCACCAGGAGGTCGAGCTGTCCTGGAAGATCCTCGACCCGATCGAGGACTTCTGGCGGACACAGGGCCAGCCCGAACAGTACCGTCCCGGCACCTGGGGCCCGGCTTCGGCCGACGAGCTCCTGGCCCGCGACGGACGGACCTGGAGGCGTCCATGA
- a CDS encoding glucose-6-phosphate dehydrogenase assembly protein OpcA produces MKIDLPNTTVSKIQKTLVHIREEGGAVALGRVLTLIVSTALGREEEAIEAANQASREHPMRVVIVSKNEGDVASPGRLDAQIRVGSDAGASEVIVLRAYGETAADEESLVTGLLLPDAPVVAWWPEAAPEKPSASPLGRIAQRRITDAAAQKDPNAAIMALADSYAPGDTDFAWTRLTLWRNQLAAALDQPPFEPITAVEVSGAFDSPSTVLLAAWLGLQLKVPVEVTTSPRATGSSGIHGVQLVRESGTIELERSLVDVATLSMPGQPTHDLSLPRRNLRDCLAEELRRLDPDVLFGDVVKHGVAKLRERIAG; encoded by the coding sequence ATGAAGATCGACCTGCCGAACACCACGGTCTCGAAGATCCAGAAGACCCTGGTGCACATCCGCGAGGAGGGCGGCGCGGTCGCCCTCGGCCGCGTCCTGACGCTCATCGTCTCGACCGCCCTCGGTCGTGAGGAAGAAGCGATCGAGGCCGCGAACCAGGCGTCCCGCGAACACCCGATGCGCGTCGTCATCGTGTCGAAGAACGAAGGGGACGTCGCGTCCCCGGGCCGACTCGATGCACAGATCCGCGTCGGCAGCGACGCGGGTGCCAGCGAGGTCATCGTCCTCCGTGCGTACGGCGAGACCGCGGCGGACGAGGAGAGCCTGGTCACCGGGCTGCTCCTGCCCGACGCGCCCGTCGTCGCGTGGTGGCCGGAAGCCGCGCCGGAGAAGCCCTCGGCGTCCCCGCTCGGCCGGATCGCGCAGCGCCGGATCACCGACGCTGCCGCCCAGAAGGACCCGAACGCGGCCATCATGGCGCTGGCGGACTCCTACGCCCCGGGCGACACTGACTTCGCCTGGACCCGCCTGACCCTCTGGCGGAACCAGCTCGCCGCGGCGCTCGACCAACCGCCGTTCGAGCCGATCACCGCGGTGGAGGTCTCCGGCGCGTTCGACAGCCCGTCGACCGTGCTGCTCGCCGCCTGGCTCGGTCTGCAGCTCAAGGTCCCCGTCGAGGTCACCACCTCACCCCGTGCCACCGGCTCGTCCGGCATCCACGGCGTGCAGCTGGTCCGCGAGTCCGGGACGATCGAACTCGAGCGCTCCCTGGTCGACGTGGCGACGCTGTCGATGCCCGGCCAGCCGACGCACGACCTGTCGCTGCCGCGCCGGAACCTGCGCGACTGCCTGGCCGAGGAACTCCGTAGACTCGACCCCGACGTCCTCTTCGGAGACGTCGTCAAGCACGGGGTGGCCAAGCTCCGCGAACGCATCGCGGGCTGA
- the pgl gene encoding 6-phosphogluconolactonase, which produces MTNERRVLVHPDKQALGASVAARFLTKLIDVLDEQGRADIAISGGSVSTLVLAAIGQSQAKQSVDWSKVHVWWVDERWVPEGDADRNITGTQTDFLDHVSIPTENIHPMAPSDAGISIDEAATQYERELLAAAPDSAETPRFDITLLGVGPDGHTASLFPEFPQLRITDRKVVPVDDSPKPPAQRLTLTYPVINASQRVWVILSGAEKASVLGLALAGAAVDEVPVGGVQGRKRTVFFVDQDAARDVPENLIASTY; this is translated from the coding sequence GTGACCAACGAACGGCGGGTGCTCGTGCACCCCGACAAGCAGGCCCTCGGCGCCTCCGTCGCCGCACGCTTCCTCACGAAGCTCATCGACGTCCTCGACGAGCAGGGACGGGCCGACATCGCGATCAGCGGTGGCTCCGTCTCCACCCTCGTCCTGGCCGCGATCGGGCAGTCGCAGGCGAAGCAGAGCGTCGACTGGTCGAAGGTCCACGTCTGGTGGGTCGACGAGCGCTGGGTGCCGGAAGGCGATGCCGACCGCAACATCACCGGGACGCAGACCGATTTCCTGGACCACGTGAGCATCCCCACGGAGAACATCCACCCGATGGCGCCGTCGGACGCGGGCATCAGCATCGACGAAGCCGCCACGCAGTACGAGCGCGAACTGCTCGCCGCAGCACCGGACTCCGCCGAGACGCCCCGGTTCGACATCACGCTGCTCGGCGTCGGACCGGACGGCCACACCGCGTCGCTGTTCCCCGAGTTCCCGCAGCTGCGCATCACCGACCGCAAGGTCGTCCCCGTCGACGACTCCCCCAAGCCGCCGGCGCAGCGCCTGACGCTCACCTACCCGGTGATCAATGCCTCGCAGCGTGTCTGGGTGATCCTGTCCGGTGCCGAGAAGGCGTCGGTCCTCGGCCTCGCCCTGGCCGGCGCGGCCGTGGACGAGGTCCCCGTGGGCGGCGTGCAGGGTCGGAAGCGCACGGTCTTCTTCGTCGACCAGGACGCCGCACGCGACGTCCCGGAGAACCTCATCGCGTCGACGTACTGA
- a CDS encoding RNA polymerase-binding protein RbpA: MASGGSAIRGSRVGAGPMGEQDRGVQAERVAISYWDAMGNEVVRYFAASLPDEEIPETVDSPSTGLPAGRDKENPPQVAKTEPYKTHLAYVKERRTEEEAAQLLEDALQQLRQRRGTAAK; encoded by the coding sequence ATGGCATCCGGAGGAAGCGCTATCCGCGGTTCGCGCGTCGGCGCGGGCCCCATGGGCGAACAGGACCGCGGGGTCCAGGCCGAGCGCGTCGCGATCTCCTACTGGGACGCGATGGGCAACGAGGTCGTGCGGTACTTCGCCGCGAGCCTGCCCGACGAAGAGATCCCCGAGACGGTCGATTCGCCGTCCACGGGTCTGCCGGCCGGTCGCGACAAGGAGAACCCGCCGCAGGTCGCGAAGACCGAGCCCTACAAGACGCACCTCGCCTACGTGAAGGAACGGCGGACCGAGGAAGAAGCAGCACAGCTGCTCGAGGACGCGCTCCAGCAGCTGCGTCAGCGACGCGGCACCGCGGCCAAGTAG
- the secG gene encoding preprotein translocase subunit SecG has translation MAILSVVLQVLLAITSLLLTLLILLHKGRGGGLSDMFGGGVTSNLGASGVAERNLNRITVILGLLWISSIIVLGLINKFTAGS, from the coding sequence GTGGCGATACTCTCCGTCGTGCTGCAGGTCCTGCTCGCGATCACGAGCCTCCTGCTCACGCTCCTCATCCTCCTGCACAAGGGCCGCGGTGGCGGCCTCTCCGACATGTTCGGCGGTGGTGTGACGAGCAACCTCGGGGCATCCGGCGTCGCCGAGCGCAACCTGAACCGCATCACGGTGATCCTCGGGCTCCTCTGGATCTCCAGCATCATCGTGCTCGGTCTCATCAACAAGTTCACGGCAGGGAGCTGA
- the tpiA gene encoding triose-phosphate isomerase, which yields MNRTPLIAGNWKMNLDHLQAIATVQKLAWTLKDARHDHADVEVAVFPPFTDLRSVQTLISADKLSLAFGAQDLSQYDSGAYTGDISGAFLAALDAKYVIVGHSERRTMHGETDEVVAAKTAAAVKHGLVPVVCVGETGEQREQRGAGVVPVEQLQVVLGAVQPSEIVVAYEPVWAIGSGQAATAEQAQDECAALRRGIAAAWGDQAAADTRILYGGSVKSGNIAGFLREPDVDGALVGGASLDVQEFAAIARFQQHVGL from the coding sequence ATGAACCGCACCCCCTTGATCGCTGGCAACTGGAAGATGAACCTGGACCACCTCCAGGCCATCGCCACGGTCCAGAAGCTCGCGTGGACCCTCAAGGACGCCCGTCACGACCACGCCGACGTCGAGGTCGCCGTCTTCCCGCCCTTCACCGACCTGCGCAGCGTGCAGACGCTGATCTCGGCGGACAAGCTGTCGCTGGCGTTCGGCGCCCAGGACCTGTCGCAGTACGACTCCGGTGCCTACACCGGGGACATCTCGGGGGCCTTCCTCGCCGCACTCGACGCGAAGTACGTCATCGTCGGACACTCCGAGCGTCGCACCATGCACGGTGAGACCGACGAGGTCGTCGCCGCGAAGACCGCTGCTGCCGTGAAGCACGGCCTGGTCCCGGTCGTGTGCGTCGGCGAGACCGGCGAACAGCGTGAGCAGCGCGGAGCCGGCGTCGTGCCGGTCGAGCAGCTGCAGGTCGTCCTCGGGGCGGTGCAGCCGTCCGAGATCGTCGTCGCGTACGAACCGGTCTGGGCGATCGGCTCCGGCCAGGCCGCCACGGCCGAGCAGGCGCAGGACGAGTGTGCCGCGTTGCGTCGCGGGATCGCCGCTGCCTGGGGTGACCAGGCGGCCGCCGACACGCGCATCCTGTACGGCGGTTCGGTGAAGTCGGGCAACATCGCCGGCTTCCTCCGCGAGCCCGACGTCGACGGCGCGCTCGTCGGCGGCGCGTCCCTCGACGTGCAGGAGTTCGCCGCCATCGCGCGGTTCCAGCAGCACGTCGGTCTCTAG